The following coding sequences lie in one Aquabacterium olei genomic window:
- a CDS encoding DUF192 domain-containing protein: MAATALLWTTTPRAQSAPQKLPTITLGAGMHNIRAEVASTPEQHQIGLMFRKEMAPNDGMLFIFDRPGQQCFWMKNTLIPLSVAFIADDGTVVNLDEMAPQTLESHCSTRPVRHVLEMNAGWFARKGIKPGSKLSGAPFGTPR, translated from the coding sequence ATGGCAGCCACAGCCCTGCTGTGGACAACCACACCCCGGGCCCAGTCGGCCCCTCAGAAGCTGCCCACCATCACCCTGGGCGCCGGCATGCACAACATCCGCGCCGAGGTGGCTTCGACGCCAGAGCAGCACCAGATCGGGCTGATGTTCCGCAAGGAGATGGCGCCCAACGACGGCATGCTGTTCATCTTCGACCGGCCGGGGCAACAGTGCTTCTGGATGAAGAACACGTTGATTCCGCTGTCGGTCGCGTTCATTGCAGACGACGGCACCGTGGTCAACCTGGACGAGATGGCACCGCAGACGCTGGAGTCCCACTGCTCGACGCGGCCCGTGCGCCACGTGCTGGAAATGAACGCTGGCTGGTTTGCGCGCAAAGGGATCAAGCCGGGCAGCAAGCTGAGCGGGGCGCCTTTCGGCACACCCCGCTGA
- a CDS encoding patatin-like phospholipase family protein — protein MQPKPAPKPPRIGVALGGGAARGFAHIGVLQVLEEQGIRPDVVVGTSAGSVVGALYAAGKTPTELATMAMSLDESSITDWVFPGRSLLKGEALARFVRTHTGGKNIEAMRVPLGIVATDLQSGQPILFRRGDVGTAVRASSSVPAVFEPVRISGREYIDGGAVSPVPVRFARQMGADVVIAVDISAIPEGMPVKGPVDILLQTYNIMGHAISQFELQDADVVMRPKLEGIGSTEFSARRLSILAGREAALMVLPQLKERIAARTR, from the coding sequence GTGCAACCGAAACCCGCACCCAAGCCGCCCCGGATCGGGGTGGCGCTGGGGGGCGGTGCCGCCCGCGGCTTTGCCCACATCGGCGTACTTCAGGTGCTTGAGGAACAAGGCATCCGGCCCGATGTCGTCGTGGGCACGTCGGCGGGGAGTGTGGTGGGGGCCCTCTATGCGGCGGGCAAGACCCCGACCGAGCTCGCCACCATGGCCATGTCGCTCGACGAGTCTTCCATCACCGACTGGGTCTTCCCGGGGCGCTCCCTGTTGAAGGGCGAGGCGCTCGCCAGGTTCGTCCGGACCCACACCGGTGGCAAGAACATTGAAGCGATGCGCGTTCCCCTCGGCATCGTCGCCACCGACCTGCAGAGCGGTCAACCCATCCTCTTCCGCCGAGGCGATGTCGGCACGGCCGTGCGGGCTTCCAGTTCGGTCCCCGCGGTGTTCGAGCCGGTTCGCATCTCGGGTCGCGAGTACATCGACGGTGGGGCGGTGTCTCCCGTCCCCGTCCGCTTCGCCCGCCAGATGGGCGCCGACGTTGTCATCGCGGTCGACATCTCGGCCATCCCCGAAGGCATGCCGGTCAAGGGGCCGGTCGACATCCTGCTGCAGACCTACAACATCATGGGGCACGCCATCAGCCAGTTCGAACTGCAGGATGCGGACGTGGTGATGCGCCCCAAGCTCGAAGGCATCGGCAGCACGGAATTCAGTGCCCGTCGCCTCTCCATCCTCGCTGGCCGTGAGGCCGCACTGATGGTTCTGCCGCAACTCAAGGAGCGGATTGCCGCCCGCACACGGTGA
- a CDS encoding sulfite exporter TauE/SafE family protein — protein sequence MKIRNLDLSDNPINAEHTALGLPPVEDDITHPSNHPVLRIAVWAVGFLLVGVLAYLASKLFNGQHEQTGMQLIASTLQGDAFWKAVLVGLLAQTVDGALGMAYGITSTSFLLATGSTPAVASASVHIAEVFTTGVSGISHVKLGNVNRSLFLRLLVPGILGASLGAWVVSSVDSAVIKPIVSAYLFVMGLYIVSKIFKKITPRRETPKHVAKLGLFGGFLDAVGGGGWGPVVTTTLVGTGQDPRTTIGSVNLAEFFLTFASAAVFAGLVEEGPWPTVAGLVVGGLFAAPFAAFLTQRLNTRTLLMLVGGVISCISLYNLYRALG from the coding sequence ATGAAGATCCGCAACCTCGACCTCTCCGACAACCCGATCAATGCGGAGCACACGGCGCTCGGGCTGCCCCCGGTCGAAGACGACATCACCCACCCGTCCAACCATCCGGTGCTGCGCATCGCCGTGTGGGCGGTGGGGTTCCTGCTGGTTGGCGTGCTCGCCTACCTCGCATCGAAGCTCTTCAACGGGCAACACGAACAGACGGGCATGCAGCTCATCGCGAGCACCCTGCAAGGTGACGCGTTCTGGAAGGCGGTCCTGGTCGGCCTTCTGGCGCAGACGGTGGATGGCGCGCTCGGCATGGCGTACGGCATCACGTCGACGTCCTTTCTGCTCGCCACCGGCAGCACGCCCGCTGTGGCGTCGGCCAGTGTGCACATCGCCGAGGTGTTCACGACCGGCGTCTCGGGCATCTCGCACGTGAAGCTGGGGAACGTGAACCGCTCGCTGTTTCTTCGCTTGCTGGTACCCGGCATTCTGGGTGCCAGCCTGGGCGCCTGGGTGGTTTCGTCGGTGGATTCGGCCGTCATCAAACCCATCGTGTCCGCCTATTTGTTCGTCATGGGCCTGTATATCGTCAGCAAGATTTTCAAGAAAATCACGCCGCGCCGTGAAACCCCGAAGCACGTTGCCAAACTGGGGCTGTTCGGAGGGTTTCTGGATGCGGTGGGCGGTGGCGGCTGGGGTCCGGTCGTGACCACGACGCTGGTGGGCACGGGCCAGGATCCACGCACCACCATCGGTTCGGTGAACCTGGCAGAGTTTTTCCTGACTTTTGCCAGCGCCGCCGTGTTTGCCGGCCTGGTCGAGGAAGGGCCGTGGCCGACGGTCGCCGGGCTGGTGGTCGGGGGGCTTTTTGCCGCGCCGTTTGCGGCCTTCCTCACGCAGCGGCTCAACACCCGGACGCTGCTGATGCTGGTAGGCGGAGTGATCTCCTGCATCAGCCTCTACAATCTGTACCGGGCTCTCGGCTGA
- a CDS encoding nitrite/sulfite reductase, with amino-acid sequence MYQYTEFDKQFVRQRAAQFRDQLERNLAGKLGDEEFRPLRLQNGWYIQRHAPMLRVAVPYGEMSSKQIRQLARIAREFDRGYAHFTTRQNVQYNWIPLAKAADVMELLAEVNMHGIQTSGNCIRNITADATVGVAEDEVIDARPYCEVLRQWSTLHPEFAFLPRKFKIAVNGAKEDRAATAWHDIGLHLVKNDAGEVGFRVLVGGGMGRTPITATEINAFVPWQQILVYIEAIVRVYNRYGRRDNMYKARIKILVKAEGQKFFDQVNAEFQNILERDVDGAAHIIPQAEFDRVNASFAFPASVQAHLPAGNGLPADATDADRTQFTKWLARNVVGHKVQGYKSVHLSVKRVGQAPGDATDTQMDAIADIADQFSCGELRITHDQNVLLPFVREEDLFAVWKAAKANSFASPNIGLLSDMIACPGGDFCALANARSIPIANDLIARYQDLDELYDIGDIDLHISGCINSCGHHHSGHIGILGVDKDGTEWYQVTLGGSDGSNLAPGAVAGKVIGPSFSADEVTDVIEAVIETYRSQRAANERFVDTVKRVGIDPFKTAANAVRRTTAKAA; translated from the coding sequence ATGTATCAATATACCGAGTTTGATAAACAGTTTGTCCGCCAGCGCGCGGCGCAATTTCGCGACCAGCTCGAGCGCAACCTCGCGGGCAAGCTGGGCGACGAAGAATTCCGCCCTCTGCGCCTGCAGAACGGCTGGTACATCCAGCGCCATGCGCCAATGCTGCGCGTGGCTGTGCCCTATGGCGAGATGTCGTCGAAACAGATCCGCCAGCTGGCGCGCATCGCGCGCGAGTTCGACCGCGGCTATGCCCACTTCACGACCCGCCAGAACGTTCAGTACAACTGGATTCCGCTGGCCAAGGCCGCCGACGTGATGGAGCTGCTGGCCGAAGTCAACATGCACGGCATCCAGACCTCGGGCAACTGCATCCGCAACATCACGGCCGACGCGACCGTGGGCGTGGCCGAAGACGAGGTCATCGACGCCCGCCCGTATTGCGAAGTGCTGCGCCAGTGGTCCACGCTGCACCCCGAGTTCGCCTTCCTGCCGCGCAAGTTCAAGATCGCCGTGAACGGGGCCAAGGAAGACCGCGCTGCCACCGCCTGGCATGACATCGGCCTGCACCTGGTGAAGAACGACGCCGGCGAAGTGGGCTTCCGCGTGCTGGTGGGCGGCGGCATGGGTCGCACCCCGATCACGGCCACCGAGATCAACGCCTTTGTGCCCTGGCAGCAGATCCTCGTCTACATCGAGGCCATCGTGCGCGTGTACAACCGCTATGGTCGCCGCGACAACATGTACAAGGCGCGGATCAAGATTCTGGTCAAGGCCGAAGGCCAGAAGTTCTTCGACCAGGTCAATGCCGAGTTCCAGAACATCCTTGAGCGTGACGTGGACGGTGCCGCCCACATCATCCCGCAGGCCGAATTCGACCGCGTGAACGCCAGCTTCGCCTTCCCGGCCTCGGTGCAGGCGCACCTGCCCGCCGGCAACGGCCTGCCTGCCGACGCGACCGACGCAGACCGCACCCAGTTCACCAAGTGGCTGGCGCGCAACGTAGTGGGCCACAAGGTGCAGGGCTACAAGAGCGTGCACCTGTCGGTCAAGCGCGTGGGCCAGGCCCCGGGCGATGCCACCGACACCCAGATGGACGCGATCGCCGACATCGCCGACCAGTTCAGCTGCGGCGAGCTGCGCATCACGCACGACCAGAACGTGCTGCTGCCCTTCGTGCGCGAGGAAGACCTGTTTGCCGTGTGGAAGGCTGCCAAGGCGAACAGCTTTGCCTCGCCCAACATCGGCCTGCTGAGCGACATGATCGCCTGCCCGGGCGGCGACTTCTGCGCCCTGGCCAATGCCCGCTCCATCCCCATCGCCAACGACCTGATCGCCCGTTATCAGGATCTGGATGAGCTCTACGACATCGGCGACATCGACCTGCACATCTCGGGTTGCATCAACTCGTGCGGCCACCACCACAGCGGCCACATCGGCATCCTCGGCGTCGACAAGGACGGCACCGAGTGGTATCAGGTGACGCTGGGCGGCTCGGACGGCTCCAATCTGGCGCCGGGCGCCGTGGCCGGCAAGGTCATCGGCCCGTCGTTCTCGGCAGACGAGGTCACCGACGTGATCGAGGCCGTGATCGAGACCTACCGCAGCCAGCGGGCAGCCAACGAGCGCTTCGTCGACACCGTCAAGCGCGTCGGCATCGACCCGTTCAAGACCGCCGCCAACGCCGTGCGCCGCACGACCGCCAAGGCCGCCTGA